In one window of Rhizobium oryzihabitans DNA:
- a CDS encoding tail protein X yields the protein MATIYTTRQGETVDLACLAFYGRTAKVVEAVIDANPGLAALGPVLPLGTKITMPDIPSTSTAKPLTSLWD from the coding sequence ATGGCGACAATTTACACTACACGGCAGGGCGAGACGGTTGATCTCGCCTGCCTTGCTTTCTATGGGCGAACGGCCAAAGTGGTCGAAGCCGTTATTGATGCCAATCCGGGTCTAGCTGCGCTCGGTCCTGTCCTTCCGCTCGGCACGAAAATCACCATGCCGGATATTCCTTCCACCAGCACGGCCAAGCCGTTGACCAGCCTTTGGGACTGA
- a CDS encoding DUF4339 domain-containing protein yields MWHYNSNGKRNGPVDGATIIDLHKRGEISDDTLLWNQQLGNQWARFDTITEFKSSNGSEPPRSLHLLSVTNGHFCWR; encoded by the coding sequence GTGTGGCACTACAATTCGAACGGCAAACGAAACGGCCCGGTAGACGGAGCCACAATCATTGACCTTCACAAACGAGGCGAGATTTCAGACGACACGTTGCTTTGGAATCAACAACTCGGGAATCAATGGGCAAGATTCGACACGATTACAGAGTTCAAGAGTTCAAACGGGAGCGAGCCGCCCCGCTCCCTGCATCTGCTATCGGTGACCAATGGGCATTTTTGCTGGCGCTGA